A window of the Actinomycetota bacterium genome harbors these coding sequences:
- the rpsR gene encoding 30S ribosomal protein S18, giving the protein MPKSTFQRKPKRKFCQFCAEKQDYIDYKDVNLLRKFMSDRGKIRARRVTGNCAQHQRDVAAAVKNAREMALLPYSVR; this is encoded by the coding sequence ATGCCCAAGAGCACCTTCCAGCGCAAGCCCAAGCGCAAGTTCTGCCAGTTCTGCGCCGAGAAGCAGGACTACATCGACTACAAGGACGTCAACCTGCTGCGCAAGTTCATGAGCGACCGGGGCAAGATCCGCGCCCGCCGGGTCACCGGCAACTGCGCCCAGCACCAGCGCGACGTCGCCGCCGCCGTCAAGAACGCCCGGGAGATGGCCCTGCTCCCGTACTCGGTCCGGTAG
- the rplI gene encoding 50S ribosomal protein L9 has protein sequence MKVILNQEVRGVGAPGDIVDVSAGYGRNYLLPRNLARLATPGAIRQAEGIRARRIEREIADLEQARSIAGHLEALKVTIPAKAGKEGRLFGSITTPQVAEAVERTGGTAIDRRRIHLDAPIKSLGTHRLTIRLHPEVEATVNVEVVPG, from the coding sequence ATGAAGGTCATCCTGAACCAGGAGGTTCGCGGGGTCGGGGCGCCCGGCGACATCGTCGACGTCTCGGCCGGGTACGGCCGCAACTACCTGCTGCCCCGCAACCTGGCCCGCCTGGCCACCCCGGGCGCGATCCGCCAGGCCGAGGGGATCCGCGCCCGGCGGATCGAGCGCGAGATCGCCGACCTCGAGCAGGCCCGCTCCATCGCCGGTCACCTCGAGGCGCTCAAGGTGACGATCCCGGCCAAGGCCGGCAAGGAGGGGCGCCTGTTCGGGTCGATCACGACCCCGCAGGTCGCCGAGGCGGTCGAGCGCACCGGCGGCACCGCCATCGACCGCCGCCGCATCCACCTGGACGCCCCCATCAAGTCCCTCGGTACCCACCGCCTCACCATCCGGCTCCACCCCGAGGTCGAGGCGACCGTGAACGTGGAGGTCGTGCCCGGCTAG